The genomic stretch GAGTACACAAGCTTTGGTATGGTGACTGAAGAGAAGAATGCATCCACTAGGGACAAGAATGCCAAGAAGGAGTACATGGAACAATCTATAAGTCCTGGGCTACAGACAGTGGTCACCACAATTATCATGTTGCCCCCAACAGTTGCAATGtagacaaacaaaaatacaataaaaagtattttctagaccttagaaaatatatttctagACTGTGAAAGTCCAAGGAATATGAACTCTGTTAGAAAACTCTGGTTTTGCATAATTTTAAGGAGAATGTAGAAGCAACTGTGCTTATGTATTCAGGATTAttagagaaaatgttttaaataagtaaatattatcATCAAAAATCTGGGGTAGTAAACAAAATTTTCTTGGGtggaactgaaaaaaacaaatgcattttTCCCAAGACATGTTTATACAATGAACACTAAttgaattttgtgtttgtgtgcatgtatatgtacaattatagaaagacaaatatgtagaaagatagatgataggcaTATacataggcagatagatagatagatagatagatagatagatagatagatagatagaaagatagatagatagacagataaatagtTTTACTAATAAGTAGAGTTCATAAATTATAAAGAGTATTACAGTATGAGTTGGAAGGGAGAGGGATGTAAGGAAGAGAATTAATGTAAACATGGTGtttatgtataatttttttaacaaaaaaaaatcattttctgtcACCAGTATTCAGAAATCATGCATAATTAAAATGCTGGCTATTTTTACTCCACAAAGCATCCACATGTGTTTTGACAGTGAATTGCTGACTTGTTTTCTCTAGTGGCGTcctgaagcagaaaaacacaaaaagcatTGTGAAACCATTTACATACTacacatgcagagaaaacacTTTGTGTTAACCATTTTTCTAATCATCTTGGAACAAAGTACAGATAAATAGTTTTCAATGTCTGATCAGAACACTTACCtaccaacagaaaaaagacaaaatgtactGTAGAATGCAATTGAAAACGCTCTTCATATTTCAGATTTCAAATTGTCTTGACCATCGTGAAGTTAATTGGAATGTCAGATGAGTTAATTtatcattaaaaattataaagacctACTGGAAAAATTCTAATATGTATGTTCCAGTTGTTGAGATTTCCTTTTAATTCATCAATTTAAATTCTGACCGGAACACAATATAATGCCTGTTGTCATGGAAAGCGAAAGAATACAAGTTAAGCAGCTGcttgaccaaacctttggcagagtacagggaatcataagaaagaaggggagttagtctgatggggaaaggataggagctccacaaggaccaaatatatctgggcacagggtcttttctgagactgacactcaaccaaggaccatgtatggaaataacctagaacctccactcagatgtagcctgtggtagctcagtaaccaattggtttcccaaagtgaggggaacagggactatttctaacaggaactcgatgactggctctttggtctccccacccccgaagggaggagcagtcctgttaggccacagaggagggctttgcagccagtcctgaagatacctgataaaacaggatcagatgaatggggaggaggtcccccccatcagtggacttggaaaggggcacggtggagatgagggagggagggagggagggactgggagggaatgagggatcgggacacggctgggatacagagttaataaaatgtaactgataaaaaaaaataaaataaaaaaaaagaaaaaaaaaagaaatacaacattttgaaaaaaaaaaaaagaacttaggtAACGAGGAGCTGTTTCTGTAGTATATTATATCTATTTTCTTGGTGAAAATCTTAGTAAGTGGCATTAAATTTAAACTAACAAAAGATGCTTAACCCACTATTTTAACACAGACTCTCTGTTTCTAAAGTACAAGAGCTTTTCTTCGGGAtaagcagagaaggaaagaaattcaTCTTTTCAGACAAGAAGTGCAGAGTAGTGGTGGTCTTTCCACACCCTGCTTCCAGATATAAAAGTCAAATCATTTTATTACTCTGCTGATTTGTGACTGAGCTATGTTGAACAAGCTAACAGAAGAAATGGTTGAGAATTAGAAGTCAGTGCTCCAATCAGCCTCAGATACAAATTAACAACAGTCACATAAAGAAGTGTAACTCTAAGTTGAAAAAGAAGTGTAACAGTAAGTTGAAAATGATTTAGTGTCTTGAAACATTATAAGTATCaaagatttattcattgtttcccatacAAGCCAAATTCCTCAAGATATATGATTTGAAATTCataagactttcttataacaaTGATGCTTATAAATAGCTTACCTGCTCAAAGGCAAGGTTTGTAAAAAACATCAAATGTGAACACTGCCTACACTAAAATGTCCTTAACAATTCTAGTTATAATTCATCCCtttaaaatcacagatagttTTTCCATAAGAGCACCAGAAAAGTATTTCAGCTCTTGAATTCATTTTCTACAAGCAGATACTACACTAACTGTTTCTGAGTCCTCTCTCGTGTGGACAACTGAAATACATTGGCACCTGCCATCTCTTGTCTTGCCTTCTCCCAGAGCCTCTGTGCTTAAAGGCCCTGCACCCTGGGGTGACAGAGACATCTTCTGTAGTGTGTgcatgcttattttctttcacGCCTGCAGCTGCAGGGGTCGGTGGGGGAACTAGGTGACAGAGATGTATGTGAACAGTCAGCCTCCTGGGTGGATTAGTACTTCCTAGTTTCCACAGAGAATTGACTACTTGGTGAGAACTTTTTCTATGACACTGTGGTTGCCATGACAACGAGGACAACCAattctttcctggttacagaTGCATTTGTGAAGGATACTCACAGACTGGAGAGGTGAGATCATTATACAACCACACGAAGCATGTAGGTAGGTTCCTTCAGCCAACCTGAGTGACTCTGTGAGCTGACCCTCTGGGTGTGCCTTGGGAGCCTGTGTGCTTGTTCATGGGACAGGAGTTGTTGTCACTACTACTGTTTGAAGTGAAGCCCAAAGGACCCTGCCTTGTCTCTTTGTGACAACCCTTTGGTGCCAGCTTTATCACTTCAGGCCTTGAAAGCATAGTTCCCCAACACATGTAAATGGataccttttctctctttggcGATGATTGTCACTTGTGTGCTTGACAGAATGACTGCATCATTAAGGTGTGGCAGCACCTTAATGCCTAGATAGTTGTGGCGTTTGTTGTCTTAGAGAGAAGCTGGAAGGCATTTAAGGCAGAGGTGTATCTGGGCCTCCCTTTGGGGCTGGGGTGGAGGCTTATGAGTGGGAGGTAGGTGCTGACCTGCAGTTTCATTGGAAGATTGTTTATAGGAAGTGGTGAGACTCTCCGGGTCTGGATATCTCCCACTGGAAGTAAGAAGGGCCTACAAAAGATAGCTGCCTCTAATACTGGCTACTAATGGCATTTGGGCAGACTGAGGTAAAACGTCAGGTGTCATGAATACCCGAGGAGAGGCCAGACTTTGTTCCCCCAACAGGCattagtatgtgtctgtgtctgagactTTACAGTGCTCTGAGTTAGgttaaaggaaggagaagaggacctcccctatcagtggacttggggaagggcatgcatgaggaagggggagggagggtgggatcaggaggggaggagggagggtcttatgggggaatacaaaatgaataaagtgtaattaatagtaaaaaaataaaaaataaaataaaaaaagaagaaccagCTGGGAATTACAGGGTGTGCAGTCATGGTTTCCCCACGACCCACCAGCACATCAGGAtccctctgtgtatctctggtcCTGTGTGTGACCAATATACACAGTACCCTTCTTGCACCCTCTCATCAGACTTCCTTTAACCCATGTGTCTATCTTTCCACAAGAAGGGAAGCCATTGTTCCCATTTGGAGAAAATGTGAATAGACTTTCCCACACAGCAATTGTGCGCAAGTTCTTGATAAAAGGCCGTTGGTCCCAGGGCTGAAGCATGTGCTGAGACAGAGATTTCAGTATTCTACCTCCCACACTTCTCCTTGTGCCTATGGAGAAGAGAGCACTGTTTTTGCCAGAAAGGTAACTATCACAGAAATTTCAGCAAACCATTGGTTGAAAGTAGTGGTCTGGGGCAGGTGATGCCTGAAACAGTGGAGGCAGGTGGCAATACCAATAACATTTAAGCAGTCTGTAGGAAGGGCAAGGACTTTTATATGCCCTGGAGCAACAGGCATACAAAGACAGATTACACattgggggtgtgggtgggggagTGTGGACTGATATGAGTGCATGCACATCTCTTTATGACTGGGTTACAGATGCTGCATGAATAGCACAGTTTGTGGGCTTGAACACACACTTTGTATTTCCAGATATGATTTCTAACTGAAGTATGTGAGTCTGAGAACGTACTGCCTGAGGGAAGCTGAACATTGTGCAGTGTAAAAAGGGTGCATTTTGTAAGTATAACTCACATATCTGAGGTTTCTAAGGGCACACTATGAGGCATGGTGCCTGAATGGTGGGGATATGGTTGGACCTGATGGTGCTCATTCAACATAGCCAGAGGGCCAGTTCAAGGAAGATCCAGCAGAAGACAGCCTAAGGTACCCGAGGGGGtgatatttttctgtgttctcaggagacaccTGTGTCCCAGGGTCTAGGACTCCAAGGGAGCTGAAACAGAGGAAGCCTGCTAACCATGTTAGATGACACAGCCTCATCAGAGGAAGGGTACCTGTTAGTGATCTCTAAATTGAACTCCATACTTCCACATTTATTATTGCATCATCCAGCAGGTGTGGCCTGAGAAACACCTAGCCTCTTTTATGTAGATAGCCACTTTATGCACTGTGAGATCAGATTTGAATACAGTAAGGCTTGGAAGGGAATGCAAGAGGAGAGATACTACACATTTACATTGTGAAAGGGGGCTAGTGTGTACCACCAGTAGTTCATGGATACAGGGGTaggaaggaaaggactgaggaATTGAGGAGAATGTCATTCCTCTCCACCCCCTACTTCTGTAAGGTTAGGAATTCCTAGGATAAGATCTGGGGTCCCTATGCTCGGTCTGGCCACACTCACAGAGGGGACCTGTTGTAATGTGAGTTCCCAAGAACTTCTGTGTCACGGGAGCCCTGAGTTCACAGTGCTCTGCCTCACTTTGTCTCATGGTGCCCTGGTAATGTTACGAATCAAATTTGCATCCTAGAATGAGCAGTGAACATGGTTGGCATGTGAGCCCTTCACggttcttcctctgtgttgtaGTTCTTCTGAGCAAGCACAGCCTCTTGAGGATCAGGCATGGGTGACATGCACACTGCTGATAGGAAACTGGCTGACTCAAGGAAGAAGCTGTCAAGAGCAGATTAGCTACcaccatgagcacacacacagagagggagagggattgACAAAAatggacagagaggagaaaaaaggatTGAGATTACACTGAGAAGCCTAAGGGGAAAGGACTATTGAGAGGCTCAACATGGAGGAACATGAAGAGGAGAGCTACAATACAGATGAGATTGAATATCAGGAGACCTAGGGATGGACACGTGACCATCCATGTCATCAAGTAGCTATTTTAATTTCCTGTCTAAGACTTTATGGATTAACATTAGGGCACAGAGGTTGGAGACAGGAGAGGTCAGTGGTCTGTAATCTCTTGGATGAATAGTGCTCATCACAGGCAGATATGGGTGTGCAGGGTCTACCATAGGCTTGACATTGCAGCAGGAGGGTCCACAGTTCCAACAGAGACACTTGTCTCCCTGTCATGTCATATAACCCTGTTGCTTGCCATCTGAAATCACCGAGTCTTCCAATTAGTAAGCATGTCTGTTTAGTGAAGAAGTAGCTTCTCTTTGGGGATCTCGCCAAGTGTGCCCTGTAGACACTTAATGCCATTGTGAGGTCCACAATGGAAACAGAACTAAGCTGAAAGATTGGTGGTGGGCTGGTGGGGTagccagaagctatgaaagcagCCATCTTCTCTTACCATGTTATGCGAATCACCATGAAGAGTTCCCCACCTCCTTGCTGCTGCTCAACTTAGAATCACACAAGTATGGAACGCTCATGCACTAGGTTGTCCATAGCCATCCTGGGGTTGGCAGAGCAGGACTAGCTCCAAAGCAAAGAGAACAATGAGGCTTCCTTGGCAAAAGAATCCCAGGGAGCCCTAAGGTACTGACTGAGTGGGCAAGAAAATGCACAGCCCTTGTAATGACATCCACCTCTCTGGGACGAAGTTAAACACGCCAGACTTGGGGTGGGGAACAACATTATTACAACTGTTTCCCATCTGCTCTGGACCTTTTGCATATCTTCTCCCACATCTGTAGAACAGGCTTTGTGAGCTCCCTTGATTACCCTTGCCTCACCTGACCACGTTGATGTGTCCATGCTGGCTAAAGcctatttatttccttcctaatgcaactctgcttccttctcccaccATGCAGGGGAAGCCCACATAACCCTGAGGGAAGTCAGCTCCAGCTCCTCCACCAGAATCTGGAAGGAGGCCAGTAGCACAGGCAAGAGAGCCTGGCCAGAGACAACTGCCAGGCAGTCACTGTGCCCACCATAACCAAGGTGCTCATCCTGTAGTGATCAGCACAGACCCACAGTACTGTCATCATGAACTCTGCAGAGTATGTGCTGTGTGGCTGGAAGGGTCAGCTGTGGCCTGCAAGGGTATTGTCCAGACCCAGGACATCAGCCCATAGTAAGAAGAGAGGGGCACCTTTCCTGGAGGTGCAAATCTTGCCTATGGGGGAGAAGACAAGAGTGAGGAGCACCAAAGCAAGGCCACTAACCAAGTCTGAAATTGTGAACCTTGCCTCCATTGCAGGGAAGGAGTCACAGGGCAATGGCTCACCAAAGCAGACCAGAGCATACAGAAGAGCCCTCAAGGTGGCTCTCGATatcctgggggagggaggctgtttgCAAGGTGGAAGGAAAGGTGGCCAAAGAACCAGCACAAGAACAGCTCCTCAAAAGGTtccaaaagagcaggccaactccAAACCACGTCCTCGCTTTCGCCTGCGCGTGCGCCTGTGCTtccaaaagcaaaaccagaaaggcCAAGAGCTCTCCCAGAGGAGTCCTGGAAAGCAGGGACAACGCCAGGGTCCTGTGTTGCCAGTGGGCTCACAGAAAGTGCCCTCAGTGAAAGGTGGAAAAGCCCAGGCACACACTGCTGTTGGGCCTCCACACTTTGAGATGAAACAGAATGTCCTAAGAGGCCTCAGAGTACGACTACGTCACCCAACGCCTGAAGGAAATTCTGGTGGTAATGCATGGATGAAAAAGCTGAAGACATCCAAGCCCACATCTTTGACTGCCCTGGCCTCCACGCAGAGTGTCCAGGCAAAGAAAGAGCAGCAGGTTGCCTCTGGGTCACTGAGGTGCATCTGGTCCTCGCCCAAAGCCCTCAAGCAACAAGCACGTTTTGCTGAGATAAACACCCAGGCTACTGGAGTCCAAAGGAAGACTGCCATCCCtgagaacaaggaggaccatggCCCGGGCACCCTGAAACCAGGTGCAAACTGGGCATCGGCAGCTTGCATGCCTCCAGTCCAGAGGCTGCGAAGATCTTTCCGCATTGCTAGCAGGAAAAGGAAGATCCATGTGCTGAGTCCACACTGTAGGGTGCCAGAACAGGAACCTTGTGCTCACTCAAAGGTGACTAAGACCAGGTTCAAGAACCGGGGTTCCAATATTCAAGAAGCAGGCCAAGCTGACAAGGTGGCTTCTGCCCAGCAACAGAATACCATTGAACGAGGAATGTTGGTCTGGTTCAAATTTCAGGACCTTCCTTTCTGGCCAGCAGTGGTAAAGAGTGTCAGCCAAAATGACAAGATGGCGAGGGTGCTGTTGATGGAAGCTAACATGCAGTTTGAGCACAAGGGTGTCTGTGTCCCTCTCCACAAGTTGAAACATCTGGACTGTGGAGAAAAAATATCACTCATAAGAAGAGCCAGCAGAGTGTACAGCCAGGGCATCAGCTGGTGCCTCACAGTGATCGACCACTACAGAGAGGGCCTGGCCCGTGGCGCCTACCTGGGCTCCTTTATGGACTATTATACCGCCCAAGTCAGTTACCCGCTAAGGAGGGCCGTCCAGCAAGGAGACCTGCACATTGATTTCCCTAAGGTGAGCTATGTAGACCTGGAAGATTGGGAAGAGGAGACTGCCCTGGGTGGGAAAGGGCCCCTCAAGAAACTTCTGCCTGACCGTATGAGGGCTGCTTGGGACAGAGCCAACCAGAAGCTTGTGGACTTCATAGTGAAGAGAAAGGGGGCCGACCAGCACCTGCGGGAGATTGTGCAGGGCAGAAAACCGTCCAGGTGGGTGGACAATCTTTGGAAATCAAGGGGGGAAGTCGTCTGTATTGAGACCTACCTGGAGGATGACGACCAGTTGCATCTTGTGGCCAGGCATTTGCAAGAAATATGCAAGGAAGCAGATGAGGCTCTGCTCTCCCTGACTAGAGGAGATAAAGTGCGGTTTACCATGGAGGTTCTTCTTCCAGAAGCAATC from Meriones unguiculatus strain TT.TT164.6M chromosome X, Bangor_MerUng_6.1, whole genome shotgun sequence encodes the following:
- the LOC132649942 gene encoding PWWP domain-containing DNA repair factor 4-like; translation: MNSAEYVLCGWKGQLWPARVLSRPRTSAHSKKRGAPFLEVQILPMGEKTRVRSTKARPLTKSEIVNLASIAGKESQGNGSPKQTRAYRRALKVALDILGEGGCLQGGRKGGQRTSTRTAPQKVPKEQANSKPRPRFRLRVRLCFQKQNQKGQELSQRSPGKQGQRQGPVLPVGSQKVPSVKGGKAQAHTAVGPPHFEMKQNVLRGLRVRLRHPTPEGNSGGNAWMKKLKTSKPTSLTALASTQSVQAKKEQQVASGSLRCIWSSPKALKQQARFAEINTQATGVQRKTAIPENKEDHGPGTLKPGANWASAACMPPVQRLRRSFRIASRKRKIHVLSPHCRVPEQEPCAHSKVTKTRFKNRGSNIQEAGQADKVASAQQQNTIERGMLVWFKFQDLPFWPAVVKSVSQNDKMARVLLMEANMQFEHKGVCVPLHKLKHLDCGEKISLIRRASRVYSQGISWCLTVIDHYREGLARGAYLGSFMDYYTAQVSYPLRRAVQQGDLHIDFPKVSYVDLEDWEEETALGGKGPLKKLLPDRMRAAWDRANQKLVDFIVKRKGADQHLREIVQGRKPSRWVDNLWKSRGEVVCIETYLEDDDQLHLVARHLQEICKEADEALLSLTRGDKVRFTMEVLLPEAIICSIAALDELSYKEAEEKYLHGPPVHYREKELFEKNLLKAARKRSAASTWAARAPHAPIP